The Prionailurus bengalensis isolate Pbe53 chromosome D3, Fcat_Pben_1.1_paternal_pri, whole genome shotgun sequence DNA window CTGTCAGTGGAAGTCCCAGATTTGTGAGGACAGTTCTTAATTCCTTTGCTCCCAGCTGATATCTATTTCCTATATTTTAGAGTCAGGAATGACAAAAGGTTCGTGATATGAAAGGTAAAAGGCATTGTGCTCTAATCACCAAGATTAAAGAGTAATAGCGGTAGCCACTTAAAATTCCCTCTTAACCACGACTTCACAACCAGTTTCTACATCAGCCTGAGAGCTGTTCTCAAAAGAATGATTGACTTACATCTCTGCATAAGCCCGAACGAAAGCACTCCTGGCTGTTTCCCTCCTACACAAACCACTGCCTACACACTCTTAAGTAGCACCCAAACTTGGACCAGTGGGTCATGCAGAGTGGGTGTTAGCTTCCCAACCACACTCGTTATGGAGAGAATGAGGCAAATAAAGCTACAGTAAGTTACCCACTGAAGGAAGGACCACAATGAGACTCATCTCCGAAGTTTCTGGCATTAGTCCTCTTTTGTTCCTCTAGACCACATAACCCTATGAAAGCAGTaatattaatgtaatttaaattttgttttcttggacaTGTTTTTGGTTGTCTAGTTTCCACAGCGTTTCCCAGAAATGGAGGATTCTGTAGCTGAGAGCTACCCTTTTCAAGGTTCGGTTATGAAGGCAGAATTGACTGTGCTCAAGAACTACACAGCAAACGTAATCAATAGCTCTCTATAAATAAGAggaaatacataatacatatgcATTTATCTAGAGATAACTAGACTTGAAGACTACATCTACCgggttaatgtttttattaaatcatATTAGTGTTGGCACAATAatcttttctcattataaatacTGAGCACTTTTATTTGCTACAGGGTATAGCTTTAAGAAATTTCCAATTGACTGACAGCTGCCTGTCAACTTCTGACTCTGGAGAGATCCAGGAACTCAGTTTGCAAAGCTCCAGGGAATTCTAAGGAGCTCCAAGATGGTTAATGGCTGTCCATTAGCGTGAGGCCCAGCGGAGCCCTAGAATCTGTTAAGTGGGAAGTTCTTGCTGTAGAAGGTCATATAATTCCCTATTGCCATCCGAGAGAACTGGGAAAATTCAGCTTGAAGCAAAGACTGGGGTGCTATAAGTTTATGTACTAAGGGAAATCACTTCATGCAGTTTGGTATTACCGTacaccatgttttatttatactcTATACTAGATGAGAAATTGAATACTATGCTCTTTTCTGGCAATGGAAACTTGCCTTATTCTCCTGAACTGGGCACGGCATCAATACAGCAGCTTGCAGCCTTTTTGACTATGTATTATAGAGTGGCTTCTGTGCATTATATATTAAATCCGATATGCACTGTGAGTTTATATGCCACACACACTACATTTTTCTATATTACGTCCTGCAATCTATCATATTAAGTGAAAGGGGTGATGGAGTGGGCCTCAGGTAATGTAAAGAAGATTGCTAACAGCTTGCATGCTGCGTTGAGAGGAGGTAAGTATTTCTGCAGTGTGCTCTGTGTATATACAGCAAGTGAGCACACAGCAAACTGACCATGTAGAGAGCTCAACATCCCCGGCAATGGAATTAACCACCTATACACTAACGAAATTACCTACCGGCCCAAGCAACATGCCTGCCCCATTAACAAAGCCCAGAAAAGTTTCATGGGAGCCAAACAGTCCTTCCCAGAAGTGGGAATAAAAATGAGGTCTGGCCCattaaagaaaaagcagcagccccccacccccaaacagtCAAACAGGCTAACAAAGGGCCTCAGCACAGGAAACATGGACATGTGTTCAGCAATCACAGCCTCTGGGCTGTTAATACGTGTCTCATGTTCTTCAGTCTAGTATGTGGAGGAAACCTGGAGATCCCAACTCGAAACATCAtgtaaaaaagaatacaaaagcagtGACTACCAACTGATAAAGGAAGAAGTGTTGACTAGCCTTTTTGAAATTAAAGTGCATTTTTTCCATGACATTATCTGTTCATGTATCAGAATTCCTAACTCTGGGAATATTCAGAATTGTGTTACCTGTCTCATCAGTGTCCCTGGAATTGTCTCTTGTGGAACTTTCTAGATCAGGATGTATACCTATCtgggcctttttatttatttatttatttatttatttatttatttattttttaacgtttatttatttttgagacagagacagagcatgaacgagggaggggcagagagagagagggagacacagaattggaagcaggctccaggctctgagccatcagcccagagcctgacacggggctcgaactcatggactgtgagatcgtgacctgagctgaagttggacgcttaaccgactgagccacccaggcgcccctgggcctgTCTTTTTAGCATAACTTTTATGGCTCATGGGGAATTCTGatggcaaatttttatttttctgtgaaaatttcTTGGTTCTGCTTGCTTATTGATTTGAAGGTAAATGTTTTCTCATCACCTGACACCTAGGTATTGTGACTGCCCATCAAGACTTTGACCTTGTGTTCAGCCACTATGAGTTCCCCTGGTCGTGGACTGCCTGGGATCCTACAGTTACTTTAATCTGCAGCTACTAATCTTGGAATTACACTTTAAGAAAAGAACCCCACTATTAGACACTCATGACTACCACAGGACATCCCTGCCCTCTCATTGTCACTGCAGAATCTGTTTCTGGAAGCCGAGGAAGTGGTCACAGGATGAAGAATCTTTTCTATCAATATTAGTGAAAAGAACCATCACTTAAGGTGCTGTATAATCActcattatttctattcttctagCCCTGATAAACTTCATGCGGTGAGGGGATTGTAGCTTTTGTAGAAAGAGACACTTGGCCTTGAGTATCAGGCTTTACAATACATCTCTGGTGCAATATTATCAGGTGACACCAATTCATCCCAGAGCATTTTACAGCTTAACAGAAGGTTTTGATTTCCTGGAGGAGTCTTAATTGATTCTGAATTCTTTAGCATTCAACCTTCCTCACGACGATTGTTATAAGACTTAATACAGGAAATATTAAGTTTAGACAAAGAAGGCCCAGAAGGGATACTTTTGCGGACTGTCAGAGATATGTTTCACTATTAAGTGGAAGTGCCGAGCTAGCTGAGGGGCCTTGGGCTTAAGCTTTAGGCCGCTTTATGCATTTCTCCAGCTGCCCTGGAAGGGGAGGGTCCACGTGACCCACCATCTCCACTGCCCGATGATGTATGGAGTGACACTGACAAGTCAAGGAAAATGAGCAGGAGTTACTTCCAGCTTTCTTCCATCAAAGGGAAAGCTGCCAAAATTCAAAACTCTAAGGATGCAGGAGAGCAGGGAAATACAACATCGGGAAAATGGCTCCACTAGGAGAAACCTGTGCATGATACGCGGAGGACTTCCTGGAACCCATTTTGCCACAAAATTTGCACCAAGTTTCTTTCCTGCTACGGTTAGCAGCCTGTGGCAAACTTTCCCTCAAAACTTTTAGAAGGACTGATAGGGGAAACCATGAGGATGTGATATTGATAAAATAACACCAGTAATGGCACATGTTTGCTTTCATTGATGGAGAGGAACTATTCATCTTTGGGTTGCTTAAAATAGCTAGGGTGTCATGATTTGCCTATGTCTGGATTATAAGGATGCCAGGcaccctgcctccttctcttgaACAGGTGCATCCGCATCACTCCTCACCAATGCAAGTGGGTAGGTGGGAAGGTAGGTCCTCTAGTCACCAGAGAAAGACATTACCTTAAGTGAATCTTCATTCgttctttcattcattaaaaaaccaaaagttTTCTGTGCACCTACTCGACGTCCAGCACTCTAACATATTCACAGAAGAATGATAATGGGGAGGATCTTTCCCCCATTCCTATAGGGATGCAGCTATATCATGAGGCCAAGTTGCCACAACCGAACATTCCTCAGCTGAGATTCATCTTCTATGTGGCACTCTACAAACCAAAACACAAGGTTACTTTGCTCTCATTTTTGTATTCCCCACACTACATACATATGCAACGTTTCCCAGTATACCATCTTAtaccagtttattttaaaaaagaaaaagtacataatCATTCTGCAGCTGTCAGAAGCGCCTGGAAAAGCCCAAGAGTTCAGTATGAAAGGTGCTATTAGGTTGGGAAAAACACCACGGCTGCCACAGATGGCTCATTTTCACAATAGacctgaggtttaaaaaaaaaaaaaaaaaaacaactagttGTTTTGCCTGCAGCATAAACAAGGAATATTCTCCTTGAGCAAGTGGAACGGGCTTTGCAGAGATGAGCCTCCAATCTGTCTTGCTAAATtctgacattaaaaagaaacacatatggGTACCTAAACAAATACTCACATGGCACAAGTACAAGCCTAGGGTAGTTGTATCCAACGCTTGACTTTAGAAAATTGTGGGGCAGTGTctgcagcattttaaaaattaataataatattttatggtaACAATAACACATGCTTATCTTGAAAATtggagaaataagataaaatctacCCATAATTTTACCATCCAAGGATGACTACAATAACTCTTTggtgtatttccttccagtcttttttctgtgtgtgcatatacacacacacatatatatatatatatatatatatatatatacacacacatatacacatatattttcacatacatatgtaaaacatacacaatacatatatgcatcaaattatgtatatatacatatataacatacacatattccatgagtatatttaaaataaacatatatattatatacatcatACATAGgtattttttctgtgtatatatctattagaaacatatatatttctctttttacatAATTGAGCAGTacaacatatttatatatcttctcactttcatatttttcctttattatttaatattataattataataggAATGATTTCCCATGTCATTAATCATTAGTTGCACTCCCTGAACATTTTTAATGACTTCATACTATTCCATTATGTGTACACATCATAGTTTGTTCAATAAGTCATCTATTATTACAAATCAAAAAGAGTTGccacattttgtgttttctgtagaCAATGCTTCATTAGCCAtccttatatttaaatctttggcTGTGTCTCTAATTCCTTATATTAGTATAACAAAGAATGATCCcagcttaaaacattttttaagactCTTAATATATATTGCTAAATACCCAAACAAATTTTGTCTGTAGAGGGTAAGAAATGTTCCTGATTAAATATCAAAGCATATGGCAAAGGAGCCAATTTGGTACAAAGAGTGTAACtcataatttttcataacttCATTAAGACTTTGTCCAGTCTACTGGAAGTAAACCCAAATGGAACTATTTTGTAGCTGACAATCGGAACTCTACACTGATCATCCAGTTTTTAAATTGAGTGTTTTAATCACAACCCCATCCCTTCAAAAATAGCATTAATATTtgatattgtgtttttaatcacTACCTTTTGTTTAGAACTATATCTCCACTAACACTTAATGTTATAATTTTCTGAATCATCTCATTGAAGGACCTTCCACAAGAGCAAATAGTTTTATTAGAAGGACCAGGAAAATGTTCTTGTTTATCCTAATGCACAGAATATTTTGGACCCACATGGTATCTTTCAGGAGACAACATATTCTTCCCACTCTCATGCCCCTCCTTAAAGTCTCCCTTGAAATACAAAGTAATCTTAAAATTGTAAAGAAcattttattgtgtatttgtgtgttttttccctttattttgtgGCTTCAAATCCATATTCTGTATAAATACACAGCTGGGGTCAGCCAAAGACGGCTGCGTTCAGGCTAGTTGAGCAAAGGTTGGAGTGAACCCCAGCGTGCCGAGGAGGGTTGTGAGCAGAGCATAAGGCTCAAGATGAAAAATCATGAACCAGATGATACTGTCAAGGAAGACTTAATTTTCAATATCATAACCAGAAAAATTAACCACCTCCCAGAAGCAGAAAGGAATCTATTTGCACATGGATCAGTTTATATTGGACTTAATGCTGCTCTCTGTGGTCTAATAGCAAATAGTCTTTCTCGACGCATCTTAAATGTGACACAGGCTCGTATAGCTGCTGGCTTACCAATGGCAGTGATCCCATTTTTGACTGCGCATGCATCTTACAAAGGTTTTGTAAATCTACCTTTGAATACAGGTGATTTGAATTATGAAACCTGTACCATAACACGGGGTGGACTGGTTGGTCTTGTTTTTGGTGGTCTGTGTCCTGTTTTCTTGGCTATACCTGTGAATCGTGGCCTAGCAGCCAGGTATGAGTCAGCCCTGCTACCAGAAAAAGGAAACATCTTAACTTACTGGACTAGAATTTCTAAGCCTGTCTTTAGAAAGATGTTATTTCCCATTTTGCTCCAGACCATGTTTGCCGCATACCTTGGATCTAGACAATATAAATTAGTTATAAAGGCTCTTCAGTTACCTGAACCTGGCCTAGAAATTCAGTGATTGTTAAACAATtttgtacacaaaaataaaaccgtaatgtatgaaaaaataaatacacggcTGAACAACTGTAGTGATCAATATTATCTTTATCAAGGACACTAAAGCAGTGAACATATTGCTACTCAGGGTCCCACATGGATCTGCACGGAGTTGGATTTGAACCCACAGTCTCCCTATTTCCAATTCCAGGCAGTTGAGCTACCCCCAACTCTCCCCCAACCCAACACACAAAACCCCCAGGATGATCTATGCCCTTATGTGGAAAATGTGATGGATAGAGACAGCTCAAGCACTAACCTGGAAcccaaaatcaataaaagtatTAGAACTGGGTGCTCACAAATTGGTAGCCATTTAGTTCCCCTacgattaatttttttcttccagacatGAGTTGGGTGCAGTATGTGGACTGCAGTTTGCCCTTGAAGATATGGCAGCAGGCCGAAGGAGGGACCTTTTTCACCTAGTGCTTCAAACAATCTTCTTAGTGGGTATTTATTTCAAAACTTGGAAAAGATTTCTATCCAATTGGTATCCATTGGCTGAAAGGAAGACTTCATGCCattccatttattaaatttttttgttatagATATATTCAAACATTCACAAAAATTGAGATAATATAATAAACCTCTATATGCGTATCattaattttcaacttttttgcTCAGGCCTTTAGTTTTAAGGGTGATCCTGGTCGATTTTCTGGAAACAATGGCCCCCTGTTGGTGGTGGCAGTATAAGGTTCACAATGTTTAGAACATCTGTCATGGAGTTTTCCTCATTTTGGTAGACGATACAATCATCCAAtcaatttgctaaaataaaacacCCTAGACTCCATATTGATTTGTGACATCCAATTCTTTGGCCAGCCCTGTTGGCTCTACCTCCAAAGTATATCTCCCATTTGTCTACTTCCCCTTACCTCCACTGCTTCTTCCCCAATGTGAATCCTCATTGGCTTTCTTGTCCTAATTACTGCAATATAATGTCCTTCTTGCTTCTTTTGTTGTCTCCCAGCTCCACTGTGTGATCCAGTCACCACAAGGCAATCCAAGCATTTATGTCAACCTCTGGCTTACCACCCTCCAGTGACTTCTACTTTTGTCCCCTATGACCCTTTCCACTAATCCATGTGGCCAGTATATTCTTCTACAAACATAAATAGGCCAAGTCATTCCACTTCTCAAAATCCCTCAATAGCTTCCTATTACACTTGAACTCAGATTCTTTGGCCTGCATTTCCTACAGATCCTTATCTTGCCTACCTCTCAGAAGCAAATTTccaatttatcttcattttgctcACTATACTCCAGCTGCACTAGCTTTCCTTTAGTTCCTTGAACATGTCAAGCCATGCTCcatccacctcagggcctttgcacttgtttcCCATCCCTTATCCTATACCCAAGATCTTCACTGTTAACTCTTTCCTATCATCCAGGAATCAACCCAGATATCACCTCTTAAACTAGCTCCCCAGCTCCAACACATTATTACTTACGAAATTATCTTATATTGTGTGCTTATTATCTTTTCACCTACTATTTTAACAGCTCTATGAATGAAGacattttttctgtcttattcaCCACTGTATCTGGAGTTTATGGAACAAGGTATGTCATGGAAACTCTATAcaaatttgttgaaagaaatgaatgaatgaatgaaacaaaaaggaactTCAGAATCTTATTGTAAGCATCTTACAGGTAATAGCTATTTTTCTGAATGAGAAATGTAAACTTAATAACAGAGCAAGCAGATTTACAAGACTTCATGGTAAATGGTGGCTTTAGTAGGCTGTGTGGGACCACTGAAAATTCTAGAGAAGAACTGCCTCATGTGGAGACAAAGCCAACAGTGTGAGTTAGCAAAGACTGTATAAAGGCTCCTTTAATCCCCAGATAAtattcctccctgcctcccctggccTAATAACCCTGTTATTAAAGTAGTGACTATGGGTGAAACGTGTGCCCAGTGGTCCCTTGAGTACAAAGGCCATGTCTCCTACCTCCTGGTAACTTCCCAGATTGTAATGCAGTTCCATTTTTCCATCACTTCACAGTCCCTAATTCCTGATAGTATTACTTCAACTGCCCATTGTGCTCCTGAAATTGATCTCTCCCTATTTGTACCCTAATTCTCAGCTCCAATTCTCAGTCTTCATTCTCTTCGGCTTTGGCCCTATCATCATTCCCTACTGCTGACCACTTCATTCTTGTGGAAACTCTTTGCTCTTACGACTTGCATGGCATTGAACTTCTGGCTATCTTTCTATTGCTATAGATTCCTTGCTCCTATGTACTGAATCTGTGTCCTTGACATTCTCCAAGGGTTATATTTAAGTGCTCTGCTTTACTCTATTCTGTGTTATATGCATGCCAATTATAGTGTGAAGTCATCTGTTTAGATAACCTCACAACGAATCCAAATCTTCAAACTGAGCTCATCTTTTCTCCAGAACCAGCTTCCCTTCCAGATTTTCCTATTTCCAAcgttctatttattcattcagctaaaataataataagataaaaaaattaaaaagtttaaagcatCCTGGATTGTTCCCTCTCCTCCTAACTTCTCCCACCAGaaacattccattttaattttattgtattgtttatTTAAGTCCCTTCCTGTTAGTATTATAATCAATTAATCCTCCCAACTCCATTCTTTTATCTGTTCCAATAAATCCAGTCAAGTTAACCTTGAAACATGCTTTGCCCGCACAACTGCATGGCTCAGAAATTATCTTTGACCGCCCTGGCTTAagtgactgcccccccccccatagcatTTGCTGTTTTTGTCACTCATTAAATGCATTCCTTTATCACATTCTCTCTCATGCTATCCTTCCGTGTTGCCCGTGTATTCCCAACTAGCCAGAGAGACTCAGAAAGAAATAGATGTAATAATTATAGCTAACATGTATTGAGTGCTAATAAGGTTTCATGCACCCTACCAAGTGctctatatttattttcttgtttaattaaTAATAGCACCTACAGTCCAGCGAAGTGGTGCTCCTTTATCCCCATGGCACGGAGGAAATGAGGAtttaggtcacacagctactcaCTGACGGAGCCGGATGGGGGACGTGTGCTGCCTAACTTCAAGGCTGGGGCTGCCCCCTACACTGCTTACGTGTCTCGTGCAGCACCCATTTGTATAGGACCCCTACTAAATGTGAATGATGGTAGCACTCAGCACCCCCGTAGAAGGCTGGGGGCGCTCAGGAAGTGCTGGCGGTGCCCTTAGAACACAGCAAAGCGCACGAAGAGGTAGGATTGTGTCTGCCTCATTCGTTCTCAAGTGGAGCGCATGTCCCCCGTCAACCGAGGAACTGCTGTGATTTACAAGGCACTGATTTCTGATGAAGAGTTCCCTGCCTCCGGGACGCAGTAATAGGAGCACCTGTTCCGGAGCCCCAGAGGGGACAACTGGAGCTTTCTGTGCGAGGGGGATTGTTCGGGGAGCGCGACGTCAAGGCAGTGCAGCGCCGCGGTGTCACCGGGCCAAGGAGCAGACCAGCTGAAGCCGCGAGGCCAAGGAACATTCTGTCCGGGCGTGCATGTCCGGGTGTGCATGCTAAGATTCCCAGAAAGAGAAAGCGACGTTGGAGGAGAAGCTGAGGCAAGATTCTCCAGGCTTGTACAAGGCATTTAGCTTTTAgttgttataaaaatgaaaataatggtgAAAGCAGGGAGAAATCCGCAGCTGCTCCGGGCTATTCATACCATAAGAGATCCCACCAGGCCCTCTTTATTGTTGCAGTTTTGgcaaattattttcttatcaCACACAACCTCCTCACTTCTGTTCCTGGATAAGCACTTAGGCTCATAAAGCTGTGGGTCAGCcacagttgagcatccagctcgcGGAACAGCCGGCCGTGGGGAGCTCGAGAGCCCGCCCCTCCTAAAAGCAGCCACTGGAGTCCATAAAAAGCTGGCCCGGCCGGTCCATCGGTGGCCCCGGGGTCCAGGGCTCTGGCCCGCAtcacccgcccccccaccccgggccgggCTTCACCCGCGGGGATGGCCACACCGCGCCGGTGGAGCTGGGGAGCCCCTTCTTGGGTGCGAGCGCGCACCGGCAGGTGCTCCAGCCGGCGCCCCGCTGCACCGGGGCTGGCCCGCCGCGGACAGAAGGGGCCGGCTGCCCACCACACATGTGCGCTGGACAAATGCGCTGGCATCTCCGGCGTGGGCAGAGAGCATGCCGCTCCCATTATCCCGGCCCATTAGGGAAGCaattggaaaaaaacatttaGCAATTTGGACAGGAGTGAGGCTGCCGAATGGCTCGTTTCTCTGTGACAGCCTGCCACGTACAGATGAAAGGGAAGGCTTATAACAAATTTTCATTACCCccaaataaaaaagcaacagCAGGCAAAGCAAGGGCTTTGAGGCTGAGAGGTGGGGCCAGAAATCCACCCAGAAGACCACAAAGGAGCCTCAGCAAAACAAATCAATCACTCTCTCCAGTCACTTCCACTTGCAGAGTGCGGTTCATGCAAATGGCAATCAGGCCTGTCAGCCTGTCAGGCTTTGGCCTTCAGCTCCTTGCCTCACACTATTCATTAAGTGCACCAAAATACAGCCTGCAGGGCTCTCCTCTTGCTCAATGCCCTTGCTCACCTTTCCTCAACAACCTAAGCCCCACAGGAAAACCCACCCCCAagctggggggcagggacagaggcaggATTTGGTGAAGGGAAGCGACAGGGAATTTGCAAACAGCACCAGGGTCTTTGCATTTTGCTTTGCTTCCAGCTTTAGTTAGCACCCGGTGGAAATCAGACCTCAGATTCAGAAGGGCAAAGCGTCCTGTGGGGGCTCCCGGATGCTCGGGGCTGCCATTCTCACCCCCAATCCAGGTTCTGCTGAGAGAGTCCAGGACACCCACTAGGCACAGACCCCAAATGAAACCCCAGCCTCTGAATATCCCACACGAGTCCCACAGCCCACTCCTGCTCTAATGAGCCTGGCTGCCCGCAGAGCTGTGTAATGCATTGCGCCTT harbors:
- the LOC122470042 gene encoding transmembrane protein 126A-like; translated protein: MKNHEPDDTVKEDLIFNIITRKINHLPEAERNLFAHGSVYIGLNAALCGLIANSLSRRILNVTQARIAAGLPMAVIPFLTAHASYKGFVNLPLNTGDLNYETCTITRGGLVGLVFGGLCPVFLAIPVNRGLAARYESALLPEKGNILTYWTRISKPVFRKMLFPILLQTMFAAYLGSRQYKLVIKALQLPEPGLEIQ